The following nucleotide sequence is from Paraburkholderia flava.
TGCGGTCAAGAACGTGCTGGCGATTGCCACGGGTATCGCCGATGGTCTCGGCCTTGGGCTGAACGCGCGCGCGGCGTTGATTACGCGCGGCCTCGCTGAGATGTCGCGCCTCGGTGCGACGCTCGGCGGTCGAACGGAAACCTTCACCGGTCTCACGGGGCTCGGCGATCTGATCCTCACGGCTACAGGTGATCTGTCGCGTAACCGTACGGTCGGTGTGCAGCTTGCCTCGGGTCGTACGCTCGACGACATCCTCGGCGCACTCGGCCACGTCGCCGAAGGCGTGCGCTGTGCACAGGCGGTTCTTGCGATTGCACGCGCGCACGGCATCGATATGCCGATCACGCAGGCGGTCTGCGCGGTGCTGTTCGAAGGGGTTGCGCCGCGCGATGCGGTGAGTGCGTTGCTGCGAAGGGACTCCAAGGCGGAATAGCGGGGCTGACGTCGTAGCGTCGTTGTTCTTCTTTGCCCTGAACGCGGCTTCGTCATCGCGATGCGATGTTGGCGTTCGCGCTTTAGCTGCGGGTCAGAGTTGGCGCTGTAGTGCTTGCTCTGATCCTCGCAGAGCGCCCCGCCCCATCGGCACGTTCACCCCCACCTCGCTGTCCACGTCTCAATCGACGCCGCGCACACGGAGGTCCTCATGTTCACCACAGGCCATTGCACGCTCGAAGCGAGCGTCGTCGACATCACGACGCTCTCCGTCGATGCGATCGTCAACGCGGCGAACACATCGCTGCTCGGTGGCGGAGGCGTGGATGGTGCGATCCATCGTGCGGCAGGCCCTGACCTGCTACGCGAATGCGAAGCGCTCGGCGGTTGTGCGACCGGCGATGCAAAGCTCACCGCCGGCTACCGGTTGCCCGCGAAGCACGTGATCCATACGGTCGGTCCGGTATGGCACGGCGGCGCACGCGACGAAGCGACACTGCTCGCGTCGTGCTACCGACGCTCGCTCGAACTCGCACACGACGCGCACTGCACGAGCATCGCGTTTCCCGCGATCAGCTGCGGCGTCTATCGTTTTCCCGCCGACGAAGCGGTGCGCATCGCGGTAACGACAACGATCGACGTGCTGCCCCGCACGTCAAATATTCGTCGCGTGATCTTCGCGTGCTTCGACGACGCGATGTTCGCCCGCTACGAAGCGGAACTCGCGCGCCGTTATTCGCCGCCCTCGAAGCCGGCCTGACGCCACGCTTCGAACACCACGATCGCCACCGTATTCGACAGGTTCAGGCTGCGGTTGTCCGGCCGCATCGGGAGTCGCACGCGCTGATCGGGCGCGAAGCGGTCGAGCACCGTGTCGGGCAGTCCACGCGTTTCCGCGCCGAACACGAACCAGTCGCCCGGCAGGAAGGTGTGCGCGTGAAAGCGCCCCGAACCGCGCGTCGTGAACGCGAACATGCGCGCCGGGTCCGGCGCTTCGGCAGCGACGAACGCGGACCAGTCCGCATGCACGTGCATCTGCGCGTACTCGTGATAGTCGAGACCGGCGCGACGCATCTTCGCGTCGTCGAGCGGAAAGCCGAGCGGTTCGATCAGATGCAGCCGCGCGCCGGTGTTGGCGCACAGGCGGATCACGTTGCCCGTGTTGGGCGGAATTTCGGGTTCGACGAGAACGACGTTGAACATGATGGAGTCGGGTAGAAAACGTTGATCCGGGTTGAGCTAGTCTTTCGGCGTGCGTAGTGCGACGAAGCCGGTCACGCGCCGTGCGCCTGCCGCCTTCAGCATGCGCGCGAGCGCGTCGAGCGTCGCGCCGCTCGTCATCACGTCGTCGACGATGCCGACGTGCAGACCACGCACTGGCTTCGCCACCACGAACGCCGCACCGACGTTGTGACTTCGCGCGATGCGATCCAGCTGCGATTGCGGCGCGGTGTCGAGCGTGCGCACGAGCAGCGTCGCGTCGGCGGGCACCGCGAGCGCACGGGCGAACGGCCGCGCGATTTCCCACGCCTGGTTGTAGCCGCGCTCGACGAGCCGTCGTCGCGCGAGCGGCACGGGCGCGATGACGTCGAGCCTGTGCGATGTATCGAGCGCGTCGTCGGCAGTCCGAGCGAGACGCCGCGCAAACTCTTTCGCGAGCATCAGCCTCGCGCGGAATTTCAGCCCTAGCGCGAGCGCATCGAGCGGCGGACGGTAATCGGCGAGCGCGAAGGTCGCATCGAACGGCGGCGGCTGCGCGATGCACTCGGCACAGCGATAACCGCTCGCGGCCGCACGCCGGAAACCACCGAGCGGTATCGCGCAGACCCGGCACCGCAACCGCGGCTCGTTCCAGTACGCGGCATCGCAACCGGCACACAGCGTACGCTGCGACAAATTGCCGCACAGTGCGCACATCTGCGGCAGCAACGCATGCATGACGACCGGCAGTGCTGCGTCGACGCGACGTTTCGCATCCGCGAGACGGATCGTCAACGACGAACGGAATGACGACAGAGCCGGCAATGACATGACTGGACCGCCCGCGAAGGCCTCCCACGCTGAACGGACAGGAGCGAACGAGTATACTTCGCACACTTCGCCCGTACGACTCCCATGTCCTCAGCTCCTGCAAAATCTAGCCGTCCGGCCTACGATTCCCGGCGCCTGCGGCGGATTTTCGACCGCCGTGCCGCCACCTTCGACGACGTGGCGTTTCTTCCACGCGAAATCGCGCAGCGCATGCGCGAGCGTCTCGACTACATCAAGGTAAACCCGTCCAGCGTGCTCGACGCAGGCTGCGGCGCGGGCGACGATCTGCCAGCGCTGCGCGAGCGTTTTCCCGAGGCACCGGTATTCGGCACGGACCTGTCGCACGCGATGCTGACCCGCGCGCTGCATCACGATGCAGGCGACACGAGCTGGCGCCGCTTCCTGCCGGCATCGATCGGCAGGGCGCTCGGCACACGCGGTCCGCGTTTTGCGCAGGCCGATTTCTCCGCGCTGCCGTTCGCTGCCGGCGCATTCGAATTCGTCTGGTCCAACCTCGCGCTGCACTGGCATTCCCGTCCCGACCTCGTGTTCCCCGAGTGGCAACGCGTGCTCAAGGTGAACGGTCTGCTGATGTTCAGCACGCTCGGGCCCGACACGCTCAAGGAATTGCGCGGCGCGTACGCGCAGGTCGATGCGGCGCACGGCATCGGCTCGCGTGCGCACGTGATCGATTTCGTCGATATGCATGACCTTGGCGACATGCTCGTCGAAAGCGGCTTCGAGATTCCGGTGATGGACCAGGAGACGCTGACCATCACGTACCGCTCGCCCGAGTCGCTGCTCGCGGATGTGCGCCGCTGGGGGGCATACCCATTCGAGCGCGACCAGGCAGACAGCCCGCACGCCGCACGCCGCCTGCATCGCGCGCTGCTCGCCGCGCTCGACGCACGCCGGCAGGCCGACGGCACGATCGCGCTGACCTTCGAGGTGATCTACGGCCATGCATGGAAAGCCGTGCCGCGCACGACCGCCGAAGGACACGGCATCGTGCGACTCGAGGACATCGGACGCGGTCCGACAAAGAATCGTTGAAGCGGTAAAGAGGGCATCCGTTATGTCTGGAATTCGCGGCGAAGAAGCGTTGACGAAGGTGCGTCAAAACGGCGCAGAGGCTTGTCGCGCCTGGCTTGCGGGCCGATAGACGCTTGCTTGTGGATGCCATTGAACCCGCCTATAATGCGTCAGTTTGTCGCTCGGGGTCCCACATCCGCAGCGGCAGGCCCGAAGCGCCGGAGGGCAATTCATCGCTATCATCGGCGCCGGTTCGCGGGAGGCAGCGATGGAAGCAACTGATCTGCTGACGGAGTCTGAGCCGGTCTTGCGAGACTGGGTCATGAAGCGCAACTGTTCGGTGTCGCCGCGGCAGTTCGTGTATTTCTATGTGTCGCTTGCTGCGTTCTCGTTGTTGATTGCACTGCTGCTGGTTTTACGTGGCGCCTGGCTGGTGCTGCCATTTACCGGTATCGATTTGCTGGTGGTCGGTGCGGCGTTTGCCATATATGCGCGCCATGCTGTCGATTACGAACGCATCCGGCTGTTTCCCAACCGGCTCGTCATCGAACAGGTCAGTGCCGAACGCGTGACGCAGTTCGAATTCAATCCGCGCTGGGTGCGGATCGAACCGGGCAAGACACCGCGTGACCGGATCAGGCTGGTGTCGCGTGGAGAAACGATCACGATCGGGCAGCATCTTGCGCAGTACCGGCGCGCGCAGTTCGCCGCCGAATTGCGCATGTGGCTCGGGCGGTGCTGAAACGGTTTCGCCGTAACGGTCAGCTGTAGCGGCTGACCGTGTGTCGTAGCGAGGAGGCACGACACAACCTTCCTGCGGGGTCGAGGGTTTGAATGCAAAATTTGGGTAAGGAAGCTATGAAAACAATCAAGCGAGCCCTGTCGGGCGTGCTGGCG
It contains:
- a CDS encoding methyltransferase domain-containing protein, with the protein product MSSAPAKSSRPAYDSRRLRRIFDRRAATFDDVAFLPREIAQRMRERLDYIKVNPSSVLDAGCGAGDDLPALRERFPEAPVFGTDLSHAMLTRALHHDAGDTSWRRFLPASIGRALGTRGPRFAQADFSALPFAAGAFEFVWSNLALHWHSRPDLVFPEWQRVLKVNGLLMFSTLGPDTLKELRGAYAQVDAAHGIGSRAHVIDFVDMHDLGDMLVESGFEIPVMDQETLTITYRSPESLLADVRRWGAYPFERDQADSPHAARRLHRALLAALDARRQADGTIALTFEVIYGHAWKAVPRTTAEGHGIVRLEDIGRGPTKNR
- a CDS encoding ComF family protein, with product MSLPALSSFRSSLTIRLADAKRRVDAALPVVMHALLPQMCALCGNLSQRTLCAGCDAAYWNEPRLRCRVCAIPLGGFRRAAASGYRCAECIAQPPPFDATFALADYRPPLDALALGLKFRARLMLAKEFARRLARTADDALDTSHRLDVIAPVPLARRRLVERGYNQAWEIARPFARALAVPADATLLVRTLDTAPQSQLDRIARSHNVGAAFVVAKPVRGLHVGIVDDVMTSGATLDALARMLKAAGARRVTGFVALRTPKD
- the trmL gene encoding tRNA (uridine(34)/cytosine(34)/5-carboxymethylaminomethyluridine(34)-2'-O)-methyltransferase TrmL — its product is MFNVVLVEPEIPPNTGNVIRLCANTGARLHLIEPLGFPLDDAKMRRAGLDYHEYAQMHVHADWSAFVAAEAPDPARMFAFTTRGSGRFHAHTFLPGDWFVFGAETRGLPDTVLDRFAPDQRVRLPMRPDNRSLNLSNTVAIVVFEAWRQAGFEGGE
- a CDS encoding O-acetyl-ADP-ribose deacetylase — protein: MFTTGHCTLEASVVDITTLSVDAIVNAANTSLLGGGGVDGAIHRAAGPDLLRECEALGGCATGDAKLTAGYRLPAKHVIHTVGPVWHGGARDEATLLASCYRRSLELAHDAHCTSIAFPAISCGVYRFPADEAVRIAVTTTIDVLPRTSNIRRVIFACFDDAMFARYEAELARRYSPPSKPA
- a CDS encoding DUF2244 domain-containing protein — translated: MEATDLLTESEPVLRDWVMKRNCSVSPRQFVYFYVSLAAFSLLIALLLVLRGAWLVLPFTGIDLLVVGAAFAIYARHAVDYERIRLFPNRLVIEQVSAERVTQFEFNPRWVRIEPGKTPRDRIRLVSRGETITIGQHLAQYRRAQFAAELRMWLGRC